A stretch of the Methylacidiphilum caldifontis genome encodes the following:
- a CDS encoding efflux RND transporter permease subunit, with the protein MDETETKIHGGQWAGKFIGFFAQSKITPLLVLASILLGSFALYQLPREEEPQIIVPIFDVFVSMPGASPQEIEKRIVTNGERVFWQISGVEYVYSTAAPNGALFIVRFKVGEDMEKSLIKLYTKVYSNLDFLPPGATTPLIKTRSIDDVPILALTFYSLERSPIELRKIVATLRDSINHLQDVSETTLIGGRKRQFQIFFDPSKIAKRLLSPQEIYKLILQTNVRMPAGHIESEPKLIDVEPNSFIQKKEDLENLVVGVSQGQVVYLKDVAQIVDGPDQEEKEVSLIPGPSWDEKEKLSGKISAVTLSLAKRKGSNATFLANKILGTIKELEGKIVPSDVHYVITRNYGETAADKSNELLKHMGIAIVGVSLLIWFALGLRAALVVIIAIPTTLALTLLTFYIFGFTINRVTLFALIFTIGILVDDPIVGIENIVRHIHLAVNRGKSLLTITIGAMEEIVSPLVLATMAVIAAILPMAFVGGLMGPYMRPIPIGASAAMIFSMLVSLSVTPWAADLLLKGIKETKDKGEDLLTRIYRTMMAPLIYNAFIRFLFLLLLTILLLGSVALIPLKVVRAKMLPFDNKNEFQVILNMPEGTPVEKTEAVLDKMAKVALNLKEVKNIEIQAGTHSPYNFNGLVRHYFLRENPYQGDLQVNLVDKHKRKRQSHDIAESIRKEINTIAQAEGAHAQVAEVPPGPPVLSTLVLEVYGPETKERRELALKLEQLLKETPGITDIATYEEADFPLERLDIDIVKSSLNGLSSELISQSITTALHGQSPGLAHVKDEPEPVDIVVRLPKEDRSQDSSFLSISLLSRFMRLIPIDNLVSKVMGYQHHSLYHKNLMPVSYVLADVTNEVGSPVYAIIDFQKKLNKITAPDGKPLEILFTHQPYNPLSWAVKWDGEWQVTYEVFRDLGTAFGIVLILIFILVVGWFQSFRTPWAVMLPIPLSLVGILPAHWLTGMFFTATSMIGMIAGAGIVVRNAIILVDFIELRLAHGDRLEEAVIEAGAVRFRPMLLTASSVIVGSSVILFDPIFQGMALSLMAGEVASTLLSRTAVPVFYYLLMKKKKPEEKKSPFSPPIEAQT; encoded by the coding sequence ATGGACGAAACTGAAACCAAAATACATGGTGGACAGTGGGCGGGAAAATTTATTGGGTTCTTTGCTCAATCTAAGATTACTCCTCTTTTGGTTTTAGCTTCTATCCTTCTGGGGAGTTTCGCCCTTTACCAACTTCCTCGAGAAGAAGAACCTCAAATCATCGTGCCCATTTTCGATGTCTTTGTTTCAATGCCAGGGGCCAGCCCTCAAGAAATCGAAAAAAGGATTGTTACCAATGGAGAAAGGGTTTTCTGGCAAATATCCGGTGTTGAATATGTCTATTCGACGGCTGCCCCAAACGGTGCCCTTTTCATCGTCCGATTCAAGGTTGGAGAAGATATGGAAAAAAGCTTAATCAAGCTTTACACCAAGGTCTATTCTAACCTTGATTTCCTTCCCCCGGGAGCAACCACTCCTTTGATTAAAACAAGATCCATAGATGACGTTCCTATTTTAGCCCTGACTTTCTATAGCCTTGAACGTTCGCCCATTGAATTAAGGAAAATAGTAGCCACTCTCCGGGATAGTATCAATCACCTTCAAGATGTTTCCGAAACAACTTTAATCGGAGGGAGAAAAAGACAATTCCAGATTTTTTTCGATCCTTCGAAAATCGCCAAAAGACTTCTTTCTCCCCAAGAAATCTATAAACTGATCCTTCAAACCAATGTGAGAATGCCCGCAGGGCATATTGAGTCTGAACCCAAACTCATCGATGTTGAACCCAATTCCTTTATCCAGAAAAAAGAAGACCTAGAAAATCTTGTCGTCGGTGTCAGTCAAGGGCAGGTTGTTTACTTAAAGGATGTAGCCCAAATTGTCGATGGACCTGATCAAGAAGAAAAAGAGGTCAGTCTCATCCCTGGTCCTTCTTGGGATGAAAAGGAAAAACTTTCGGGAAAAATCTCAGCCGTTACCCTATCCTTGGCGAAAAGAAAGGGATCTAATGCCACTTTTTTAGCCAATAAAATACTCGGGACGATCAAGGAATTGGAAGGCAAAATAGTTCCTTCCGACGTTCATTATGTCATTACGAGAAATTATGGGGAAACCGCTGCGGATAAATCCAATGAGTTGCTGAAGCATATGGGCATTGCCATAGTCGGGGTGAGTTTGCTCATTTGGTTTGCCTTAGGATTAAGGGCTGCACTGGTCGTGATTATCGCTATTCCGACAACCCTGGCACTAACGCTGCTTACCTTTTATATTTTCGGTTTTACGATCAATAGAGTTACTCTTTTCGCCCTTATTTTTACAATCGGTATTCTTGTTGACGACCCTATAGTGGGTATCGAAAACATCGTCAGGCACATTCATTTGGCTGTAAATCGAGGCAAAAGTCTACTCACTATAACCATCGGAGCTATGGAAGAAATTGTCAGCCCACTTGTTTTAGCCACGATGGCGGTCATCGCAGCTATTTTACCGATGGCTTTTGTCGGAGGTCTCATGGGGCCTTACATGCGTCCAATTCCTATCGGAGCCAGTGCTGCCATGATCTTTTCCATGCTCGTTTCCTTGTCTGTTACCCCATGGGCGGCCGATCTTCTGCTCAAAGGGATTAAAGAAACAAAAGATAAGGGAGAAGATCTTCTCACCCGTATTTATAGAACCATGATGGCTCCCCTCATATACAATGCCTTTATACGCTTTCTTTTCCTTCTGCTATTAACCATTCTTTTGCTTGGATCAGTCGCGTTGATTCCCTTAAAGGTCGTTCGCGCCAAAATGCTGCCTTTCGACAACAAAAATGAATTCCAGGTCATTCTCAATATGCCCGAAGGCACTCCCGTGGAAAAAACGGAAGCCGTACTCGATAAAATGGCTAAAGTGGCTTTAAACCTCAAAGAAGTTAAAAACATTGAAATCCAGGCTGGCACGCACTCACCCTATAATTTTAACGGTCTTGTCAGGCATTATTTCTTGCGGGAAAATCCCTATCAAGGAGACCTTCAAGTTAATCTCGTGGATAAACATAAAAGAAAAAGACAAAGTCATGACATTGCCGAAAGTATACGCAAAGAAATAAATACAATCGCTCAAGCAGAGGGCGCTCATGCCCAAGTTGCAGAAGTTCCCCCTGGTCCCCCCGTCCTTTCCACGCTCGTCCTTGAAGTCTACGGTCCTGAAACAAAGGAAAGAAGAGAGTTAGCTTTAAAACTGGAACAACTTTTAAAAGAAACGCCAGGCATTACGGATATAGCCACCTATGAAGAAGCGGATTTTCCTTTAGAAAGACTCGATATTGATATTGTCAAGTCATCCTTGAATGGTCTTTCTTCAGAGCTTATCTCCCAGTCTATCACAACCGCTTTACATGGACAAAGCCCTGGCCTTGCTCATGTAAAGGATGAACCTGAGCCTGTAGATATTGTCGTCAGGTTACCTAAAGAAGATAGATCACAGGATAGTTCTTTTCTTTCTATTTCTTTGCTTTCGAGGTTCATGAGGCTCATCCCCATCGATAACCTCGTCAGCAAAGTGATGGGCTACCAGCACCATTCTTTATACCACAAAAACCTCATGCCCGTGTCCTACGTCCTTGCGGATGTCACCAACGAGGTGGGTAGCCCGGTTTATGCGATCATTGATTTCCAGAAAAAACTAAACAAAATCACAGCCCCCGACGGTAAGCCACTGGAAATTCTTTTTACCCATCAACCTTACAACCCCCTTTCCTGGGCGGTAAAATGGGACGGGGAATGGCAGGTTACCTACGAAGTATTCAGGGATTTGGGTACAGCTTTTGGTATCGTCTTAATTCTTATTTTCATCCTTGTCGTGGGTTGGTTCCAATCATTTAGGACTCCATGGGCAGTCATGCTCCCCATTCCCCTATCTCTTGTGGGCATTTTGCCCGCTCATTGGCTTACCGGGATGTTCTTCACCGCTACTTCCATGATTGGAATGATAGCCGGGGCCGGAATAGTCGTCCGAAATGCGATCATTTTGGTTGATTTTATAGAGCTGCGCCTGGCTCATGGCGATAGACTCGAAGAGGCAGTGATCGAAGCGGGTGCTGTTCGCTTCAGGCCAATGCTTCTTACAGCCTCTTCTGTTATTGTGGGCAGTTCAGTCATACTGTTCGATCCAATATTTCAAGGGATGGCTTTATCCCTCATGGCTGGAGAAGTCGCTTCCACCCTCCTTTCAAGAACGGCTGTGCCAGTCTTTTATTACCTTCTGATGAAAAAAAAGAAACCAGAAGAAAAAAAGAGTCCCTTCAGCCCACCCATCGAAGCCCAAACCTAA
- a CDS encoding class I SAM-dependent methyltransferase, which translates to MIFHFHPKKEEKIDFKNNRINFLFIPLFLFVCLDMLQNSLFLDSLQTAVIYNKPYRFTRDTFTDRIPFWKQDLLEYKGKPHLSYLEIGVHEGRSALWMLENILTDPTSTLIIIDDFGEHSYGTFISNVNLSGEAYKFKILKGLSTEKIKEVPLNSIDIAYIDGSGRSDIMLADLINSWDRVKLGGLIICNRYSMTRHLRWALNAPPEDLGPVGAINTFLDRYKSRLKVVRFMSNFVIVRKMSE; encoded by the coding sequence ATGATTTTTCACTTTCATCCTAAAAAAGAAGAAAAGATCGATTTTAAAAATAATAGAATAAATTTTTTGTTTATTCCCCTTTTTCTTTTTGTATGCCTGGACATGTTACAAAATTCCTTATTTTTAGATTCCCTACAAACAGCTGTAATTTATAACAAGCCTTATCGATTTACCCGAGACACTTTTACTGATAGAATTCCTTTTTGGAAACAAGATCTTTTGGAATATAAAGGAAAACCACATCTTAGCTATCTAGAAATAGGGGTCCATGAAGGAAGATCTGCTCTTTGGATGCTTGAAAATATATTAACAGATCCCACCTCGACTCTTATCATTATTGATGACTTTGGAGAGCACTCCTACGGTACATTTATTTCCAATGTTAATCTTTCTGGTGAAGCTTACAAGTTTAAGATTTTAAAAGGGTTGTCTACAGAGAAAATTAAGGAAGTACCCTTGAACTCCATCGATATAGCCTATATCGATGGATCAGGCAGAAGTGACATCATGTTAGCCGATCTGATTAATTCGTGGGATAGGGTAAAACTAGGAGGCTTAATTATTTGCAATCGTTATTCGATGACGAGGCATTTGAGATGGGCATTGAATGCACCACCAGAGGATTTGGGACCGGTTGGAGCCATAAATACTTTTTTGGATCGTTACAAATCCCGTCTTAAAGTTGTTAGATTTATGTCGAACTTTGTTATTGTTCGAAAAATGAGCGAATAA
- a CDS encoding TolC family protein, producing MVKKLLSIAPLLFFLFMLEIAILRSESANPLNDNVSGPYAPADKVQPSSPSSPTSIPSQQPVLAPHNEYPSQTEQVELAFKKTQSLHSPDGFHGKGGKAVFIAVWKKILAHYPELKKKHAKLSEAIAQKALAESGYYPRLYGWADTITSDNPILGFMMHMTERNFTAQDFNVNTLNHPGTVSNQNAGLLAIFPIFDAMQTIDSVKAAKDAIKAKEEEEKYTRMEASFLTIDAWVSLLFADAELYKALSQLESSKTDLNEALQLMEQGLVLGADFYMGRSLAASIEQSKNGYQSRKRVALVTLNTLAGTPAESEIAIPKNLPRPKKISKPLNAWFQEAILYRSDLAALRHMIQVQHTEVKKEKDSIMPNVNGFATGMLDSDNFTTGGRSYTVGVLGTMALFDPSRDPRIKRAKAEEEQLRHEENVLKDTIQTKLAQAVTDLESAYRDSEILYRSLMDATQSILMTRDLYREGRKTIADLIQARVYGLQVEISYLESVARYESSKAKLYFLSGQLDDYQVEKLASELGGEN from the coding sequence ATGGTCAAAAAACTTCTTTCTATTGCTCCTCTGCTCTTTTTTTTATTTATGCTTGAGATAGCAATCCTTCGATCCGAATCAGCTAATCCCCTTAATGACAATGTTTCAGGCCCATATGCCCCAGCTGATAAAGTTCAACCCTCATCCCCCAGTTCACCAACCAGCATACCCTCGCAACAACCCGTTTTGGCTCCGCACAATGAGTATCCTTCTCAAACCGAACAGGTGGAATTAGCTTTCAAAAAAACCCAATCTCTCCATTCTCCAGACGGGTTTCACGGTAAAGGGGGAAAGGCGGTTTTCATTGCCGTTTGGAAAAAAATTCTTGCTCATTATCCTGAACTCAAGAAAAAACATGCGAAACTTTCTGAGGCGATCGCTCAAAAAGCGCTAGCCGAATCGGGTTATTACCCAAGGCTTTATGGATGGGCAGATACGATTACTTCAGACAACCCGATCCTTGGCTTTATGATGCACATGACAGAGAGGAATTTTACGGCCCAAGACTTCAACGTGAATACCTTGAACCATCCAGGTACAGTTTCTAATCAAAATGCAGGGCTATTGGCCATTTTTCCTATCTTTGATGCCATGCAGACCATCGACTCGGTGAAAGCAGCCAAAGACGCCATCAAAGCCAAAGAAGAAGAAGAAAAATACACCCGGATGGAAGCCTCTTTTTTAACAATCGATGCCTGGGTAAGTCTTCTTTTTGCCGATGCTGAACTCTATAAAGCTTTGTCCCAACTCGAGTCTTCAAAAACCGATCTTAACGAGGCTCTACAGCTTATGGAGCAAGGTCTTGTCCTGGGTGCAGATTTTTACATGGGAAGGTCCTTAGCCGCTTCCATTGAGCAATCCAAAAATGGGTATCAATCAAGAAAAAGAGTGGCGCTTGTGACCTTAAATACCTTGGCTGGGACTCCAGCAGAATCTGAAATTGCTATTCCCAAAAACCTTCCCAGGCCGAAAAAAATTTCAAAGCCTCTCAATGCCTGGTTCCAGGAAGCTATCCTCTATCGAAGCGATCTAGCCGCTTTAAGACACATGATCCAAGTCCAGCATACAGAAGTAAAAAAAGAGAAAGACTCCATCATGCCTAATGTCAACGGTTTTGCTACAGGAATGCTTGACAGTGATAATTTCACGACCGGAGGAAGAAGTTACACCGTGGGTGTCTTGGGAACCATGGCTCTTTTTGATCCTTCCCGTGATCCAAGAATAAAAAGAGCTAAAGCCGAGGAAGAACAGCTTAGGCACGAAGAAAATGTTCTCAAAGACACTATCCAGACGAAATTGGCTCAAGCCGTTACCGACTTGGAAAGTGCCTATAGAGACTCAGAAATCCTTTACCGTTCTTTAATGGATGCCACGCAGTCTATCCTTATGACAAGGGATCTTTATAGGGAAGGCAGAAAGACCATTGCTGATCTTATCCAAGCCAGGGTATATGGCTTGCAGGTGGAAATCAGTTACCTTGAAAGCGTTGCCCGTTACGAATCTTCAAAAGCTAAACTTTATTTCCTTTCTGGCCAACTTGATGACTATCAGGTTGAAAAACTGGCAAGCGAACTTGGAGGTGAAAATTAA
- a CDS encoding phosphoribulokinase, translating into MSAKHPIISITGSSGAGTTTVKVAFQHIFRREKINAFIIEGDAFHRYDRQEMRAKMEEMEKKGNPHFSHFGPEANLFEELEALFREYGQTGRGKYRKYLHNEEEAAQYGQQPGTFTPWQDIPEGTDLLFYEGLHGALVTDKVNVVQYTDLAIGIVPIINLEWIQKLHRDKKERGYAHEDVVHTILRRMPDYVNYICPQFSHTAVNFQRVPIVDTSNPFIARDIPSPDESMLVIRFRNPKGIDFPYLLSMLKDSFMSRPNTIVCPGSKMPLAIELIFTPMIWQLMHRKRLSS; encoded by the coding sequence ATGTCTGCTAAACATCCGATCATTTCCATTACGGGTTCTTCAGGTGCAGGAACAACAACTGTAAAGGTGGCTTTTCAACATATTTTCAGAAGGGAAAAAATTAACGCTTTCATTATCGAAGGCGATGCCTTTCACAGGTATGACCGCCAAGAAATGAGGGCCAAAATGGAAGAAATGGAGAAGAAAGGTAATCCTCATTTTAGTCATTTTGGACCTGAAGCTAATCTTTTCGAAGAACTCGAAGCCCTTTTTAGAGAATATGGGCAAACGGGCAGAGGAAAATACAGGAAATATCTTCACAACGAAGAGGAAGCAGCCCAATATGGACAGCAGCCAGGCACTTTTACACCCTGGCAAGATATTCCTGAGGGGACAGATCTGCTTTTTTATGAAGGTCTTCATGGAGCACTGGTTACCGATAAAGTGAATGTTGTGCAGTACACGGACCTAGCGATCGGTATAGTTCCCATTATAAACCTTGAATGGATCCAGAAACTGCATCGAGATAAAAAGGAAAGAGGGTATGCCCATGAGGATGTCGTGCACACGATTTTGCGAAGAATGCCTGATTACGTGAACTATATCTGTCCTCAATTTTCACATACCGCAGTCAATTTCCAAAGGGTTCCCATAGTTGACACTTCCAATCCTTTCATTGCTCGCGATATCCCTTCTCCCGATGAAAGCATGCTTGTGATTCGGTTCCGCAATCCAAAGGGAATCGATTTCCCCTACCTGCTATCTATGCTCAAGGATTCCTTTATGTCACGGCCTAATACGATCGTTTGCCCGGGGTCGAAAATGCCATTGGCTATCGAACTTATATTCACCCCGATGATCTGGCAGCTGATGCATAGAAAAAGACTAAGTTCCTAA
- a CDS encoding YgaP family membrane protein: MSIERKIRALAGSLVLISLGLSFLSKWWLLLTAFVGLNLFQSAFSGFCPAEMVLKKLEEKKHPTTAQKEAHS; encoded by the coding sequence ATGAGTATTGAAAGAAAAATAAGGGCTTTGGCAGGAAGTCTGGTATTGATCAGCTTGGGGCTTTCTTTCTTGAGCAAGTGGTGGCTTCTGCTTACCGCATTTGTTGGCTTGAATCTATTTCAATCCGCTTTTAGCGGGTTTTGTCCTGCAGAAATGGTTCTTAAGAAATTAGAAGAAAAAAAGCATCCCACCACCGCTCAAAAAGAAGCTCATTCTTGA
- a CDS encoding class 1 fructose-bisphosphatase → MSYHRMTLSKFLLEQRKMGLIDPGLGSLINDIESACKYVAAAVSKGKLASHEVSVGVNVQGEEQKPLDVIANEIFLKICEQGDQLQGMVSEEMETPYIIPPEHRRGKYLLIYDPLDGSSNLDVNLTVGSIFSVLRAPEGEEQLEEKHFLRPGREQVAAGFTLYGPSVMFILTLGNGVNGFTLDREVGIFTLTHPNMQISPSTKEFAINASNERFWEPPVRRYVEECIKGKTGPRGKDFNMRWIASMVAEVYRILIRGGLFMYPRDTKDLSKPGRLRLLYEANPMGFIVEQAGGLISTGRESILDVVPKSLHQRIAVILGSKEEVELLNRYHKDYDSGKQEEFESPLFATRSLFRNL, encoded by the coding sequence ATGAGTTATCATCGAATGACATTGAGTAAATTTTTGCTGGAACAGCGCAAGATGGGGCTTATTGATCCTGGTCTTGGTTCATTGATCAACGATATTGAAAGTGCCTGCAAGTATGTGGCTGCTGCTGTATCGAAAGGAAAGCTTGCCTCCCATGAAGTCAGCGTGGGGGTTAATGTCCAGGGAGAAGAACAGAAACCCCTTGATGTTATTGCCAACGAGATTTTCTTAAAAATCTGTGAACAGGGAGATCAGTTGCAGGGAATGGTTTCAGAGGAGATGGAAACTCCCTATATCATTCCTCCCGAGCATAGGCGAGGGAAATACCTACTCATTTACGATCCGCTCGATGGGTCTTCTAATTTGGATGTGAATCTTACAGTCGGCTCTATATTCTCTGTGTTGAGAGCTCCAGAAGGGGAGGAACAGTTGGAAGAAAAGCATTTTTTAAGACCGGGCAGAGAACAGGTAGCTGCGGGTTTTACCCTCTATGGTCCCAGTGTCATGTTTATTTTGACTTTGGGTAACGGGGTCAATGGATTTACCCTAGATCGTGAAGTGGGCATATTTACTTTGACTCATCCCAATATGCAGATTAGTCCCTCGACGAAAGAATTTGCAATCAATGCTTCCAACGAGAGATTCTGGGAACCTCCTGTCCGTCGCTACGTGGAAGAGTGTATAAAAGGCAAAACCGGTCCGAGAGGAAAGGATTTCAATATGCGCTGGATAGCTTCCATGGTTGCCGAAGTTTATCGAATACTGATCAGAGGGGGTCTTTTTATGTATCCTCGAGATACTAAAGATCTATCCAAACCGGGAAGACTGCGGTTGCTTTATGAAGCTAACCCCATGGGTTTTATTGTTGAGCAAGCCGGAGGACTGATTTCTACGGGAAGGGAATCTATTCTTGATGTAGTCCCTAAAAGCCTTCACCAGCGGATCGCTGTTATTCTCGGCTCTAAGGAGGAGGTAGAGCTGCTTAACCGTTACCACAAGGATTACGATAGTGGAAAACAAGAGGAGTTTGAGTCTCCCCTTTTTGCCACAAGATCACTGTTTCGAAACCTTTAA
- a CDS encoding RNA-guided endonuclease InsQ/TnpB family protein, producing the protein MLIRQAFKYELMPNGQQERQMCRFAGSCRFVYNRALALQKERHERGEKKLGYAGLCKLLTEWRNSAETAWLKDAPVHPLQQSLKDLERAYANFFAKWAGFPRFRKKGTSDSFRYPDPKQIKLEQHNNRIFLPKLGWLRYRNSRELLGVVKNVTVSQSCGKWYVSIQAEREVERPIPQGGTVGIDMGIARFATLSDGTFYAPLHSFRRHEQRLGKAQQSLSRRVRFSNNWRKAKARVGRIHARIANVRRDFLHKTSTAISKNHAVVFVEDLQVRNMSGSAAGTVEAPGRNVRAMSGLNKSILDQGWFEFGRQLDYKLAWRGGRLIAVPPQNTSRACPCCGHVSADNRQTQAWFACVECGFEDNADVVGAINILSCGMQMLRDEGQGTLHACSGMAQAISPDGLWIEPRWRSEAGTHRSDPGEAPCHP; encoded by the coding sequence ATGCTTATCCGCCAAGCCTTCAAGTACGAATTGATGCCAAACGGCCAGCAAGAGCGGCAAATGTGCCGCTTTGCTGGCTCATGCCGGTTCGTCTACAACAGGGCGCTGGCGTTGCAGAAGGAGCGCCACGAGCGAGGCGAGAAAAAACTTGGCTACGCTGGGTTGTGCAAGCTGCTCACCGAGTGGCGCAACAGCGCGGAGACGGCATGGCTCAAGGACGCTCCGGTGCATCCCTTGCAACAATCCCTCAAAGACCTGGAGCGAGCCTACGCCAACTTCTTTGCCAAGTGGGCTGGTTTCCCACGCTTCAGGAAGAAAGGCACGTCGGATAGCTTCCGCTACCCCGACCCGAAGCAGATCAAGCTGGAGCAGCACAACAACCGCATCTTTCTGCCCAAGCTCGGCTGGCTGCGCTACCGCAACAGCCGGGAGCTGCTCGGTGTAGTCAAGAACGTCACCGTAAGCCAGTCATGCGGTAAGTGGTACGTGAGCATCCAGGCCGAGCGGGAGGTGGAGCGTCCCATCCCGCAAGGGGGTACGGTTGGCATCGACATGGGGATCGCCCGCTTCGCTACGCTTTCGGATGGCACGTTCTACGCCCCGCTCCACAGCTTCAGACGGCATGAGCAACGCTTGGGCAAGGCGCAGCAGTCATTGAGCCGCAGGGTCAGATTCAGCAACAACTGGAGGAAGGCAAAAGCAAGAGTTGGGCGCATCCACGCACGCATCGCCAATGTCCGCCGCGACTTCCTGCATAAGACCTCGACCGCGATCAGCAAAAACCACGCTGTAGTCTTCGTCGAGGACCTGCAGGTACGGAACATGTCCGGGTCGGCGGCGGGCACTGTCGAGGCTCCAGGCCGAAACGTTCGGGCCATGTCCGGCCTGAACAAGTCGATCCTGGATCAAGGTTGGTTCGAGTTCGGTCGCCAACTGGACTACAAGCTGGCATGGCGGGGCGGCCGGCTGATCGCCGTGCCGCCGCAGAACACGAGCCGCGCCTGCCCGTGCTGCGGACACGTTTCGGCGGACAACCGCCAGACGCAGGCCTGGTTTGCGTGTGTGGAATGCGGTTTCGAGGACAACGCCGATGTGGTCGGTGCAATCAACATCCTCTCTTGTGGGATGCAAATGTTGCGGGACGAAGGGCAGGGCACGCTGCACGCTTGCAGCGGGATGGCGCAAGCCATCAGCCCGGATGGCCTGTGGATCGAACCGCGCTGGCGGTCGGAAGCAGGAACCCACCGAAGCGACCCAGGAGAGGCGCCATGCCACCCCTGA